The Pan paniscus chromosome 3, NHGRI_mPanPan1-v2.0_pri, whole genome shotgun sequence genome includes a window with the following:
- the GUCY1B1 gene encoding guanylate cyclase soluble subunit beta-1 isoform X1 yields MYGFVNHALELLVIRNYGPEVWEDIKKEAQLDEEGQFLVRIIYDDSKTYDLVAAASKVLNLNAGEILQMFGKMFFVFCQESGYDTILRVLGSNVREFLQNLDALHDHLATIYPGMRAPSFRCTDAEKGKGLILHYYSEREGLQDIVIGIIKTVAQQIHGTEIDMKVIQQRNEECDHTQFLIEEKESKEEDFYEDLDRFEENGTQESRISPYTFCKAFPFHIIFDRDLVVTQCGNAIYRVLPQLQPGNCSLLSVFSLVRPHIDISFHGILSHINTVFVLRSKEGLLDVEKLECEDELTGTEISCLRLKGQMIYLPEADSILFLCSPSVMNLDDLTRRGLYLSDIPLHDATRDLVLLGEQFREEYKLTQELEILTDRLQLTLRALEDEKKKTDTLLYSVLPPSVANELRHKRPVPAKRYDNVTILFSGIVGFNAFCSKHASGEGAMKIVNLLNDLYTRFDTLTDSRKNPFVYKVETVGDKYMTVSGLPEPCIHHARSICHLALDMMEIAGQVQVDGESVQITIGIHTGEVVTGVIGQRMPRYCLFGNTVNLTSRTETTGEKGKINVSEYTYRCLMSPENSDPQFHLEHRGPVSMKGKKEPMQVWFLSRKNTGTEETKQDDD; encoded by the exons aaaagAGGCACAGTTAGATGAAGAAGGACAGTTTCTTGTCAGAATAATATATGATGACTCCAAAACTTATGATTTGGTTGCTGCTGCAAGCAAAGTCCTCA ATCTCAATGCTGGAGAAATCCTCCAAATGTTTGGGAAGATGTTTTTCGTCTTTTGCCAAGAATCTGGTTATGATACAATCTTGCGTGTCCTGGGCTCTAATGTCAGAGAATTTCTACAG AACCTTGATGCTCTGCACGACCACCTTGCTACCATCTACCCAGGAATGCGTGCACCTTCCTTTAGGTGCACTGATGCAGAAAAGGGCAAAGGACTCATTTTGCACTACTACTCAGAGAGAGAAGGACTTCAGGATATTGTCATTGGAATCATCAAAACAGTGGCGCAACAAATCCATGGCACTGAAATAGACATGAAG GTTATTcagcaaagaaatgaagaatgtgATCATACTCaatttttaattgaagaaaaagaGTCAAAAGAAGAGGATTTTTATGAAGATCTTGACAGATTTGAAGAAAATGGTACCCAGGAATCACGCATCAGCCCATATACATTCTGCAAAGCTTTTCCTTTTCATATAATATTTGACCGGGACCTAGTGGTCACTCAGTGTGGCAATGCTATATACAGAGTTCTCCCCCAG CTCCAGCCTGGGAATTGCAGCCTTCTGTCTGTCTTCTCGCTGGTTCGTCCTCATATTGATATTAGTTTCCATGGGATCCTTTCTCACATCAATACTGTTTTTGTATTGAGAAGCAAG GAAGGATTgttggatgtggagaaattagaatgtGAGGATGAACTGACTGGGACTGAGATCAGCTGCTTACGTCTCAAGGGTCAAATGATCTACTTACCTGAAGCAGATAGCATACTTTTTCTATGTTCACCAAG TGTCATGAACCTGGACGATTTGACAAGGAGAGGGCTGTATCTAAGTGACATCCCTCTGCATGATGCCACGCGCGATCTCGTTCTTTTGGGAGAACAATTTAGAGAGGAATACAAACTCACCCAAGAACTGGAAATCCTCACTGACAGGCTACAGCTCACGTTAAGAGCCCtggaagatgaaaagaaaaagacagacac ATTGCTGTATTCTGTCCTTCCTCCGTCTGTTGCCAATGAGCTGCGGCACAAGCGTCCAGTGCCTGCCAAAAGATATGACAATGTGACCATCCTCTTTAGTGGCATTGTGGGCTTCAATGCTTTCTGTAGCAAGCATGCATCTGGAGAAGGAGCCATGAAGATCGTCAACCTCCTCAACGACCTCTACACCAGATTTGACACACTGACTGATTCCCGGAAAAACCCATTTGTTTATAAG GTGGAGACTGTTGGTGACAAGTATATGACAGTGAGTGGTTTACCAGAGCCATGCATTCACCATGCACGATCCATCTGCCACCTGGCCTTGGACATGATGGAAATTGCTGGCCAGGTTCAAGTAGATGGTGAATCTGTTCAG ATAACAATAGGGATACACACTGGAGAGGTAGTTACAGGTGTCATAGGACAGCGGATGCCTCGATACTGTCTTTTTGGGAATACTGTCAACCTCACGAGCCGAACAGAAACcacaggagaaaagggaaaaataaatgtgtCTGAATATACATACAG ATGTCTTATGTCTCCAGAAAATTCAGATCCACAATTCCACTTGGAGCACAGAGGCCCAGTGTCCATGAAGGGCAAAAAAGAACCAATGCAAGTTTGGTTTCTATCCAGAAAAAATACAGGAACAGAG GAAACAAAGCAGGATGATGACTGA
- the GUCY1B1 gene encoding guanylate cyclase soluble subunit beta-1 isoform X2 has protein sequence MFGKMFFVFCQESGYDTILRVLGSNVREFLQNLDALHDHLATIYPGMRAPSFRCTDAEKGKGLILHYYSEREGLQDIVIGIIKTVAQQIHGTEIDMKVIQQRNEECDHTQFLIEEKESKEEDFYEDLDRFEENGTQESRISPYTFCKAFPFHIIFDRDLVVTQCGNAIYRVLPQLQPGNCSLLSVFSLVRPHIDISFHGILSHINTVFVLRSKEGLLDVEKLECEDELTGTEISCLRLKGQMIYLPEADSILFLCSPSVMNLDDLTRRGLYLSDIPLHDATRDLVLLGEQFREEYKLTQELEILTDRLQLTLRALEDEKKKTDTLLYSVLPPSVANELRHKRPVPAKRYDNVTILFSGIVGFNAFCSKHASGEGAMKIVNLLNDLYTRFDTLTDSRKNPFVYKVETVGDKYMTVSGLPEPCIHHARSICHLALDMMEIAGQVQVDGESVQITIGIHTGEVVTGVIGQRMPRYCLFGNTVNLTSRTETTGEKGKINVSEYTYRCLMSPENSDPQFHLEHRGPVSMKGKKEPMQVWFLSRKNTGTEETKQDDD, from the exons ATGTTTGGGAAGATGTTTTTCGTCTTTTGCCAAGAATCTGGTTATGATACAATCTTGCGTGTCCTGGGCTCTAATGTCAGAGAATTTCTACAG AACCTTGATGCTCTGCACGACCACCTTGCTACCATCTACCCAGGAATGCGTGCACCTTCCTTTAGGTGCACTGATGCAGAAAAGGGCAAAGGACTCATTTTGCACTACTACTCAGAGAGAGAAGGACTTCAGGATATTGTCATTGGAATCATCAAAACAGTGGCGCAACAAATCCATGGCACTGAAATAGACATGAAG GTTATTcagcaaagaaatgaagaatgtgATCATACTCaatttttaattgaagaaaaagaGTCAAAAGAAGAGGATTTTTATGAAGATCTTGACAGATTTGAAGAAAATGGTACCCAGGAATCACGCATCAGCCCATATACATTCTGCAAAGCTTTTCCTTTTCATATAATATTTGACCGGGACCTAGTGGTCACTCAGTGTGGCAATGCTATATACAGAGTTCTCCCCCAG CTCCAGCCTGGGAATTGCAGCCTTCTGTCTGTCTTCTCGCTGGTTCGTCCTCATATTGATATTAGTTTCCATGGGATCCTTTCTCACATCAATACTGTTTTTGTATTGAGAAGCAAG GAAGGATTgttggatgtggagaaattagaatgtGAGGATGAACTGACTGGGACTGAGATCAGCTGCTTACGTCTCAAGGGTCAAATGATCTACTTACCTGAAGCAGATAGCATACTTTTTCTATGTTCACCAAG TGTCATGAACCTGGACGATTTGACAAGGAGAGGGCTGTATCTAAGTGACATCCCTCTGCATGATGCCACGCGCGATCTCGTTCTTTTGGGAGAACAATTTAGAGAGGAATACAAACTCACCCAAGAACTGGAAATCCTCACTGACAGGCTACAGCTCACGTTAAGAGCCCtggaagatgaaaagaaaaagacagacac ATTGCTGTATTCTGTCCTTCCTCCGTCTGTTGCCAATGAGCTGCGGCACAAGCGTCCAGTGCCTGCCAAAAGATATGACAATGTGACCATCCTCTTTAGTGGCATTGTGGGCTTCAATGCTTTCTGTAGCAAGCATGCATCTGGAGAAGGAGCCATGAAGATCGTCAACCTCCTCAACGACCTCTACACCAGATTTGACACACTGACTGATTCCCGGAAAAACCCATTTGTTTATAAG GTGGAGACTGTTGGTGACAAGTATATGACAGTGAGTGGTTTACCAGAGCCATGCATTCACCATGCACGATCCATCTGCCACCTGGCCTTGGACATGATGGAAATTGCTGGCCAGGTTCAAGTAGATGGTGAATCTGTTCAG ATAACAATAGGGATACACACTGGAGAGGTAGTTACAGGTGTCATAGGACAGCGGATGCCTCGATACTGTCTTTTTGGGAATACTGTCAACCTCACGAGCCGAACAGAAACcacaggagaaaagggaaaaataaatgtgtCTGAATATACATACAG ATGTCTTATGTCTCCAGAAAATTCAGATCCACAATTCCACTTGGAGCACAGAGGCCCAGTGTCCATGAAGGGCAAAAAAGAACCAATGCAAGTTTGGTTTCTATCCAGAAAAAATACAGGAACAGAG GAAACAAAGCAGGATGATGACTGA